A DNA window from Purpureocillium takamizusanense chromosome 9, complete sequence contains the following coding sequences:
- a CDS encoding uncharacterized protein (EggNog:ENOG503P9RI~TransMembrane:2 (i330-351o381-399i)), which yields MHATGRPDFIWTPNGIRAARPELSIRVPQIPARAAAAIRGFSSPFSNEGSRARRSVPLNAVPEPQKVRSSYESLDSESDDGPMPSARGRTLSPRSPDTPVGALDSRVLAQGTPAGLAHGLTFGTTNDSLYANISRLPFPLVSLPDAARIQRYRIDRGEEDHTDLPGSFAARARSTRSGTFSSMSSRTSPLTPLSPFGDLRESVTTSTPARPPTAHQDPFSRRKDTPSFDTTQSRLHSSALLGGSPATPVPRRPSGGPWYNVGLRDSPSILGVDLRRLRGFSLRTRQRRTGAVGQSFEMFSRSETELIRSAREDMLLHRSMRGRENDPEKAIFLVVMVLTLILPPIGLIALLGHFDSAISWYTHGEAHCFTKEQRSILKQQLMVEGALYVGLVIALAVYFKRHN from the exons ATGCATGCGACAGGACGCCCTGACTTCATTTGGACCCCGAATGGAATACGAGCCGCCCGACCTGAACTCTCTATTCGCGTACCCCAGATTCCGGCccgggctgccgctgcaaTTCGAGGTTTCTCCAGTCCTTTTAGCAATGAGGGTAGCAGGGCACGTCGAAGTGTCCCTTTGAATGCCGTGCCTGAGCCACAAAAGGTCAGAAGCAGTTACGAAAGCCTGGACTCTGAATCAGATGATGGCCCTATGCCCTCTGCCAGAGGAAGGACTCTGAGCCCAAGGTCGCCCGACACTCCAGTCGGTGCTCTTGACAGTCGCGTGCTTGCGCAAGGGACCCCAGCCGGGCTCGCCCATGGACTCACATTCGGCACAACGAACGATAGCCTTTACGCCAACATATCTCGGCTTCCATTCCCTCTGGTCAGTCTGCCCGATGCGGCTAGAATTCAACGTTATCGAATCGATCGAGGCGAGGAAGACCACACAGATCTCCCGGGCTCCTTtgcggccagggccaggtcAACTAGGTCTGGCACCTTCAGTTCGATGTCGTCTCGTACGAGTCCCTTGACCCCACTCTCACCATTCGGTGATCTGCGTGAGAGCGTTACGACGTCAACGCCGGCCCGTCCACCAACTGCGCATCAAGACCCATTTTCGCGCAGAAAGGACACTC CAAGCTTCGATACTACTCAAAGCAGACTTCACTCATCGGCCCTCCTAGGAGGCTCTCCTGCTACACCGGTGCCACGCCGACCTTCTGGAGGACCTTGGTACAATGTGGGGCTGCGCGACAGTCCCTCGATCTTGGGTGTCGACCTTCGGCGCCTTCGTGGTTTTTCGCTTCGAACTCGGCAGAGACGTACCGGGGCTGTTGGACAGAGTTTTGAGATGTTTAGTCGATCGGAAACTGAGCTAATCCGCTCGGCGAGAGAGGACATGCTCCTGCATAGGTCAATGCGAGGCCGGGAGAATGACCCTGAAAAGGCCATCTTCCTAGTGGTCATGGTGCTGACCCTGATCCTGCCTCCAATCGGACTCATCGCACTGCTGGGCCACTTTGATTCGGCTATTTCGTGGTATACCCACGGCGAAGCGCACTGCTTCACCAAAGAGCAACGTTCTATTTTGAAACAGCAACTGATGGTTGAGGGAGCGCTCTATGTCGGTCTAGTCATTGCTCTGGCCGTCTACTTCAAGCGACACAACTGA
- a CDS encoding uncharacterized protein (EggNog:ENOG503PSFP): protein MGLHLHLLDLPVDILSMILAPLLVSDHPIKLCNCAEALPRDINPLPVMLAHPAFYAIASPLFYEGNEFELDTRGDHGPHVRRCLQGAADAAMKQEPFLLTQDDDDGPSLNASVRRRSPVASSVLVERAALRKVKRLHVYVEKLRQWIDALLVPLLSDMVLAGNLVALTLVVRTASGRNVATRRDVFARRPLASLVRLLADPYLRERRLWVSAAHGLDPLDGAQGQSTRFGDYECVSVDWRAALRLADPEGRARIIGLGGDVTNARGRGYAADEYEGP, encoded by the coding sequence atgggcctgcacctgcacctgctgGACCTGCCAGTGGATATTCTATCCATGATCCTCGCGCCACTGCTCGTTTCCGACCATCCGATCAAGCTGTGCAACTGCGCCGAGGCCCTACCGCGGGACATCAACCCACTGCCTGTGATGCTCGCCCATCCCGCCTTCTATgccatcgccagcccgcTCTTCTACGAGGGCAACGAGTTCGAACTGGACACGAGGGGAGATCATGGCCCTCACGTTCGGCGCTGCCTCCAGGGCGCAGCGGATGCAGCTATGAAACAGGAGCCCTTTCTACTCACgcaggacgatgatgacggcccATCCCTCAATGCTTCAGTGAGGCGGAGGTCGCCAGTGGCAAGTAGTGTCCTTGTCGAGCGCGCTGCACTCCGCAAGGTGAAGCGCCTGCATGTCTACGTTGAAAAGCTGCGGCAGTGGATCGACGCCTTGCTTGTCCCGCTTTTGTCGGACATGGTTCTCGCCGGCAACCTGGTGGCCCTGACGCTCGTTGTGCGTACCGCATCTGGCAGAAACGTGGCGACACGACGGGACGTGTTCGCACGCAGGCCACTGGCAAGCCTGGTACGGCTCCTGGCGGACCCCTATCTGCGCGAGCGGCGGCTCTGGGTCAGCGCGGCGCACGGACTGGATCCGCTGGACGGAGCGCAGGGACAGAGCACGCGATTTGGGGACTACGAATGCGTCTCCGTggactggcgggcggcgttgagaCTCGCGGACCCggagggcagggcgaggatCATCGGCCTCGGGGGCGACGTGACCAACGCCCGAGGAAGAGGGTACGCGGCAGACGAGTACGAGGGTCCATGA
- a CDS encoding uncharacterized protein (EggNog:ENOG503P9RI), protein MPPTAEGSAPWVFGSRSGRAASARPGTPVPPPRSEKRNPFSAPEDENNSERRSSSDGTIPRSMVEYHSERRLHSPGSHGPDLAHEATSPELGGDRATSDWETVVASDESGRHAYPLQGRHETNAFEVQGLTGHSYRLENQPQRPNTILGPASLAPASEPQQGPGATQTNEPTDIRYSSFVNERRDKAANVNVVDDFSGNEPHEAFSRKRGNTPVVDNQGPGGLAASNSMTSSSLTVDRFKFDDGHYAVFLRPGAEREARAELDDDDQPSVQNPQFYDPSAIQST, encoded by the exons ATGCCACCGACGGCGGAAGGC TCTGCACCCTGGGTGTTTGGGAGTAGAAGTGGCCGAGCTGCGAGCGCCCGCCCTGGCACGCCTgtgccgcctcctcgctctGAAAAACGTAATCCATTTTCGGCTCCTGAGGATGAAAACAACTCCGAGCGCCGTtccagcagcgacggcaccatcCCCCGTTCGATGGTCGAATATCATTCGGAAAGACGGCTGCATAGCCCAGGCTCGCACGGCCCCGACCTCGCTCATGAGGCGACATCGCCGGAACTCGGCGGGGATAGGGCCACATCTGACTGGGAAACTGTAGTGGCGAGTGATGAGAGTGGACGCCACGCTTACCCGCTTCAAGGACGGCACGAAACGAATGCCTTCGAAGTCCAAGGCCTAACCGGGCACAGCTATCGCCTTGAAAACCAGCCTCAGCGACCGAATACCATACTCGGTCCAGCCAGTCTCGCGCCTGCTAgcgagccgcagcagggcccGGGTGCGACTCAAACCAATGAGCCCACTGACATCAGATACTCCAGCTTCGTCAACGAAAGGCGCGACAAAGCGGCGAATGTCAATGTTGTCGATGATTTTTCTGGCAATGAGCCCCACGAAGCCTTCAGTCGAAAGCGCGGGAACACTCCGGTCGTTGACAACCAAGGACCTGGCGGACTTGCCGCGAGCAACTCGatgacgtcgagcagcttgacTGTGGATCGTTTCAAGTTCGATGACGGCCACTACGCTGTATTCTTGCGCCCCGGTGCCGAGAGAGAG GCGagggccgagctcgacgacgacgatcagCCCTCCGTCCAGAATCCACAGTTTTACGATCCTTCCGCCATTCAGTCGACTTAG
- a CDS encoding uncharacterized protein (COG:S~EggNog:ENOG503P0MN~TransMembrane:6 (i171-195o210-232i382-409o421-441i461-478o490-508i)) encodes MAGSVTTTAAATTGEPAATAATPPPPTPAAAAAAAAAAEPARKKPRRNQSFTVNDDGDAQHRWQPSGPTLALRKDSVGGPFGFLNPTTALYDIRSNDEPGGARQDLADLTDAERQERAKVRWNARDYRKGRHILILPRAAPLSARIQSSNSPHSILRGLGRMLTLHPYWDVSWWIGVSFTVGCLLFVVAGFFYWLPIAYPRTEFPHEADVAGGVLVFIGATLFQVGAVLLFLESYNDRAETQFGGAVEDLFVNRLGVVRRGRRRRHVHFEAPVGAQSRQQQRQQRQQHARPRPDSLSTPSSDGKEEAGKEGPGHRSPSPHGSPGHVDRRDHHDDDDDDDNEQQQQQQQQQQQQQHHGHVFEERQWQWWPSWHDVRSHYMYEIGFLASFTMSVGATVFYISGILALPGIFDNLSEAALQGAYFFPYLLGGVLFAVSSLLYILETQPNWYTPQPFKIGWHVGVWNMIGGVGWTLAASWGYCTPSWCKYQSELALIWASAAFSVGSALQWYESLDKYIVIIKD; translated from the exons ATGGCGGGctccgtgacgacgacggcggcggcgacgacgggagaacctgcggcgacggcagcaacaccaccaccgccaacgccagcagcagcagcagcagcagcagccgcagcggaACCGGCCAGAAAGAAGCCGAGACGGAACCAGTCCTTCACGGtcaacgacgatggcgacgcccagcacCGGTGGCAGCCGTCCGGGCCGACGCTGGCGCTCCGCAAGGACAGCGTGGGCGGGCCGTTTGGCTTCCTGaacccgacgacggcgctgtACGACATCCgcagcaacgacgagcccggcggcgcgcgccaggacctggccgacctgaccgacgccgagcgccagGAGCGCGCCAAGGTGCGCTGGAACGCCCGGGACTACCGCAAAG GCCGGcacatcctcatcctcccgcgcgccgcgcccctcaGCGCGCGCATCCAGTCGAGCAACAGCCCGCACAGCATCCtccgcggcctcggccgcatgCTCACCCTACACCCCTACTGGGACGTGTCGTGGTGGATCGGCGTCTCCTTCACCGTCGGCTGCctgctcttcgtcgtcgccggcttctTCTACTGGCTGCCCATCGCCTACCCGCGCACCGAGTTCCCccacgaggccgacgtcgccggtggcgtcctcgtcttcattGGCGCCACCCTCTTccaggtcggcgccgtcctgctcTTCCTCGAGTCCTACAACGACCGCGCCGAGACCCagtttggcggcgccgtcgaggacctcTTCGTGAACCGCCTGGGTGTCGTCCGgaggggccgccgccgcaggcacGTCCACTTTGAAGCCCCTGTGGGCGCTCAGagtcggcagcagcagcggcagcagcggcagcagcacgctcgccctcggccggaCTCATTGTCGACGCCAAGCAGCGATGGCAAGGAGGAAGCGGGTAAGGAGGGCCCAGGGCACCGTTCGCCTTCTCCTCACGGCTCTCCCGGCCACgtcgaccgccgcgaccaccacgatgatgatgatgatgacgacaacgagcagcagcagcagcagcagcaacagcaacagcaacagcagcatcacGGCCACGTCTTCGAAGAGCGCcagtggcagtggtggcCGTCCTGGCACGACGTCCGCTCCCACTATATGTACGAGATTGGCTTCCTCGCCTCCTTCACCATGTCCGTcggcgccaccgtcttctACATAAGTggcatcctcgccctgcccggcATCTTCGACAACCTCAGCGAGGCTGCCCTGCAGGGCGCCTACTTCTTCCCCtatctcctcggcggcgtcctcttTGCCGTCTCCTCGCTGCTCTACATCCTCGAGACCCAACCCAACTGGTACACGCCCCAGCCCTTCAAGATCGGCTGGCACGTCGGCGTCTGGAACATGATCGGTGGCGTGGGCTggaccctcgccgcctcctgggGCTACTGCACTCCCAGCTGGTGCAAGTACCAGAGCGAACTCGCCCTGATatgggcctcggccgcctttaGCGTCGGGAGCGCCCTGCAGTGGTACGAGTCACTGGACAAGTACATTGTGATCATCAAGGATTGA
- the SSB1 gene encoding Heat shock protein ssb1 (COG:O~EggNog:ENOG503NUH7~BUSCO:EOG092617RN) codes for MADEVYDGAIGIDLGTTYSCVATYEGTNVEIIANEQGSFTTPSFVSFTEKERLIGEAAKNNAAMNPRNTVFDAKRLIGRRFDDPTVKKDIESWPFKVVDDAGQPKIEVDYLGEKKQFSAQEISSMVLLKMKEIAETKLGKKVEKAVITVPAYFNDNQRQATKDAGAISGLNILRIINEPTAAAIAYGLGSGKSEKERNVLIYDLGGGTFDVSLLNIQGGVFTVKATAGDTHLGGQDFDTNLLDHCKKEFTRKSKKDPSGDARALRRLRTACERAKRTLSSGAQATIEIDSLFDGEDFTMTITRARFEELNAKAFSGTLEPVAQVLKDADIPKTGVDEIVLVGGSTRIPRIQKLLSEFFDGKKLEKSINPDEAVAYGAAVQAGILSGKAQSAETSDLLLLDVVPLSLGVAMEGNIFAPVVPRGNTVPCLKKRTFTTVADNQQTVQFPVFQGERVNCEDNTSLGEFTLAPIPPMRAGEAVLECVFEVDVNGILKVTATEKTSGRSANITISNSVGKLSTEEIEKMVNDAEKFKNNDEAFSKKFEAKQQLESYIGRVEEIVSDPTLSLKLKRGQKEKIESTISDAMAALELNESTADDLKKQELALKRLVTKAMSSR; via the exons ATGGCGGACGAAGTGTATGATGGTGCCATTGGCATCGATCTGG GCACCACCTACTCGTGCGTTGCCACGTACGAGGGTACCAATGTCGAGATCATCGCCAACGAGCAGGGTTCTTTCACCACCCCGTCGTTCGTCTCCTTCACTGAGAAGGAGCGTCTGATTGGTGAGGCCGCCAAGAACAACGCTGCCATGAACCCCCGGAACACCGTCTTCGACGCCAA GCGTCTGATCGGTCGCCGCTTCGATGACCCCACCGTCAAGAAGGACATTGAGTCGTGGCCCTtcaaggtcgtcgacgatgccggccaGCCCAAGATCGAGGTTGACTACCTcggcgagaagaagcagtTCTCCGCTCAGGAGATCTCTTCCATGGTCCTCCTCAAG ATGAAGGAGATTGCCGAGACCAAGCTCGGCAAGAAGGTCGAGAAGGCCGTCATCACTGTCCCTGCCTACTTCAACGACAACCAGCGTCAGGCCACCAAGGATGCTGGTGCCATCTCTGGCCTCAACATCCTCCGTATCATTAACGAGCcgaccgctgccgccattGCCTACGGTCTGGGCTCTGGCAAGTCTGAGAAGGAGCGCAACGTCCTCATCTACGATCTGGGCGGTGGTACCTTCGATGTCTCTCTCCTCAACATCCAGGGCGGTGTCTTCACTGTCAAGGCTACTGCCGGTGACACCCACCTGGGTGGCCAGGACTTCGACACCAACCTCCTCGACCACTGCAAGAAGGAGTTCACCCGCAAGTCCAAGAAGGACCCCAGCGGTGATGCCCGTGCCCTCCGCAGACTCCGTACCGCTTGCGAGCGTGCCAAGCGTACCCTGTCCAGCGGTGCTCAGGCCACCATTGAGATCGACTCCCTCTTCGACGGTGAGGACTTCACCATGACCATCACCCGCGCCCGTTTCGAGGAGCTCAACGCCAAGGCTTTCTCGGGCACCCTCGAGCCTGTTGCCCAGGTCCTCAAGGATGCCGACATCCCCAAGACTGGCGTCGATGAGATTGTCCTTGTCGGTGGCTCCACCCGTATCCCCCGCATTCAGAAGCTTCTCTCTGAGTTCTtcgacggcaagaagctggAGAAGAGCATCAACCCCGATGAGGCCGTTGCCTACGGTGCTGCCGTCCAGGCCGGTATCCTCTCCGGCAAGGCCCAGTCCGCTGAGACTTCGgacctgctcctcctcgatgtcGTCCCCCTGTCCCTGGGTGTCGCCATGGAGGGCAACATCTTTGCCCCCGTCGTTCCCCGCGGCAACACGGTGCCCTGCTTGAAGAAGCGAACCTTCACCACGGTCGCCGACAACCAGCAGACTGTCCAGTTCCCCGTCTTCCAGGGTGAGCGTGTCAACTGCGAGGACAACACCTCCCTGGGCGAGTTCACCCTTGCTCCCATCCCTCCCATGAGGGCCGGTGAGGCCGTTCTCGAGTGTGTCTTCGAGGTCGATGTCAACGGTATCCTCAAGGTCACTGCCACCGAGAAGACGTCTGGTCGCAGCGCCAACATCACCATCTCCAACTCTGTTGGCAAGCTTTCCACCGAGGAGATCGAGAAGATGgtcaacgacgccgagaagTTCAAGAACAACGACGAGGCCTTCAGCAAGAAGTTTgaggccaagcagcagctcgagtCTTATATTGGCCGCGTTGAGGAGATCGTCTCCGACCCAACCCTGTCTCTTAAGCTGAAGCGTGGACAGAAGGAGAAGATCGAGAGCACCAtcagcgacgccatggctgccCTTGAGCTCAACGAGAGCACTGCTGATGACCTTAAGAAGCAGGAGCTTGCCCTCAAGCGCCTTGTCACCAAGGCCATGTCTTCCCGATAA
- a CDS encoding uncharacterized protein (EggNog:ENOG503NWIF~COG:G~COG:M) yields MPVKVFLTGATGYIGGTALDSIIRAHPDWEYHVLIRDEYRAEPIAAKYPNVRFTYGTLEDDAILERASSQADIVVHTADSSDHYTGAVAIAKGLKEGHSPDNPGFWIHTSGTSILTWYDAEHHREGAPPLAEQKYHDINDIERLVTLPDGAHHRDVDKIAVAANSDIVKVAILCPPTIYGAGAGAVNTRSRQVPSLARATLSKGFAPIVGQGKTEWDNVHSDDLGDLYVKLVDATQDPSKRDNPDIFGPHAYFFAENGSHKWADVAHWIADEASKQGYLPEGLTKFVSEKEIVLMENGSVSWGRNSKGVAERARKYLGWQPKGVPLKDTIPEVVASEAKALGLEPKEKKA; encoded by the exons atgcCCGTCAAGGTCTTCCT AACCGGCGCTACAG GCTACATtggcggcacggcgctcgATTCCATCATCCGCGCCCATCCGGACTGGGAGTACCACGTCCTCATCCGCGACGAGTACCGCGCTgagcccatcgccgccaagtACCCCAACGTGCGGTTCACGTACGggacgctcgaggacgacgccatcctcgagaGGGCCTCCTCCCAGGCAGACATCGTCGTCC ACACGGCCGACTCCTCTGATCACTATACCggagccgtcgccatcgccaagggcCTGAAGGAGGGACACTCGCCCGACAACCCCGGCTTTTGGATTCACACATCCGGCACCTCAATCTTGACATGGTATGACGCCGAGCACCACCGCGAGGGCGCCCCGCCCCTTGCCGAGCAGAAATACCACGACATCAATGACATTGAGCGTCTCGTCACCCTTCCCGAcggcgcccaccaccgcgacgtcgacaagatcgccgtcgccgccaattCGGACATTGTCAAGGTCGCCATCctctgcccgcccaccatctacggcgccggcgccggcgccgtcaacaCGCGCAGCAGGCAAGTTCCGAGTCTTGCGCGGGCCACGCTGTCCAAGGGCTTCGCACCCATTGTCGGCCAAGGCAAGACGGAATGGGACAATGTCCACAGCGACGACCTGGGCGACCTCTACGtgaagctcgtcgacgccacccAGGATCCGTCAAAGAGGGACAACCCCGACATCTTCGGCCCGCACGCCTACTTCTTTGCAGAGAATGGCTCCCACAAGTGGGCCGACGTCGCGCACTGgatcgccgacgaggcgagcaAGCAGGGTTACCTTCCAGAAGGGCTTACAAAGTTCGTGTCCGAGAAGGAAATCGTCTTGATGGAGAATGGCAGCGTTTCGTGGGGCAGGAACTCCAAGGGCGTGGCCGAGAGGGCGCGCAAGTACCTCGGGTGGCAGCCCAAGGGGGTGCCGCTCAAGGACACAATCCCTGAAGTGGTCGccagcgaggccaaggcgcttGGGCTGGAGccgaaggagaagaaggcgtAG
- a CDS encoding uncharacterized protein (EggNog:ENOG503P8FC), whose translation MSSPQSGLYFLPLAPATSSSYPRAPASRAPGNANSNSVAVTPAAANEPPQQQPQQKGNKEEDQQQEASSRRSSSSSSNGTGYRVLKLGPVHWGEHLDDHKLDYHETVVLP comes from the coding sequence ATGTCTTCCCCCCAGTCCGGCCTCTACTttctccccctcgccccggccacgtcctcgtcctaCCCACgcgccccagccagccgcgcccCCGGCAACGCCAACTCCAACTCCGTCGCggtgacgcccgccgcggccaacgagccgccacagcagcagcctcagcaGAAGGGAAACAAGGAGGAAGATCAGCAGCAAGAagcctcgtcgcggcggtcgtcgtccagctccagcaACGGCACGGGCTACAGGGTCCTCAAGCTGGGCCCCGTGCACTGGggcgagcacctcgacgaccacAAGCTCGACTACCACGAGACGGTGGTCCTGCCTTGA
- a CDS encoding uncharacterized protein (EggNog:ENOG503P6ZT), with protein sequence MPYEYKGSGTNSQGNHYCSRDYGSGAANSNSYHYSNSDGSYYYSNPDGSTYYNNGQGGATYTPPSGSSGSGSGSGTGDGSSGGGSQK encoded by the exons ATGCCGTACGAATACAAAGGTTCCGGCACCAACAGCCAG GGCAACCACTACTGCTCTCGCGActacggcagcggcgcggccaacTCCAACTCGTACCACTACTCCAACTC CGATGGCTCGTACTACTACTCCAACCCCGATGGCAGCACCTACTACAACAACGGCCAGGGAGGCGCGACCTACACGCCTCCtagcggcagcagcggcagcggcagcggcagtggcaccggagacggcagcagcggcggcggcagccagaaGTAG